A genomic segment from Amia ocellicauda isolate fAmiCal2 chromosome 13, fAmiCal2.hap1, whole genome shotgun sequence encodes:
- the LOC136766907 gene encoding extracellular superoxide dismutase [Cu-Zn]-like isoform X1 produces the protein MCRDGGSPAVAKEGRSCVSGAAAPPERHCAELLPAAGRRDPLRCQTSSLQACRNTAQKMLSLNWLLVLALLSAPESLCVEISGREGPGQNGTEEMQASGPGPASIEGEASNEDVLVYAACEMRPSSKLADGSPKVTGQVLFKQQYPDGNLEVLFNLDGLPINDNQSRAIHVHRFGDLSDGCDATAGHFNPDQADHPKHPGDFGNFTPKKGKIRKSSKDSKATLLGPDTVLGRAVVIHEKEDDLGKGGDAGSLLHGNAGKRLACCVIGVSSAHLWTSAAESQALRKKSAKRLAKKKV, from the exons ATGTGCCGGGACGGGGGCAGTCCTGCTGTGGCGAAAGAGGGACGCAGCTGCGTAAGCGGCGCCGCTGCTCCGCCTGAGCGACACTGCGCAGAACTGCTGCCTGCGGCCGGACGGCGAGATCCGCTGCGCTGCCAG acaTCCTCTCTCCAGGCCTGTAGAAACACGGCTCAGAAGATGTTATCATTAAATTGGCTGCTGGTGTTGGCGCTCCTCTCGGCGCCGGAGTCCCTGTGTGTCGAGATCTCTGGCAGGGAGGGGCCGGGCCAGAACGGCACGGAGGAGATGCAGGCCTCGGGGCCCGGCCCGGCCAGCATCGAAGGGGAGGCCAGTAACGAAGACGTACTGGTGTACGCGGCCTGCGAGATGAGGCCGAGCAGCAAGCTGGCGGACGGCAGCCCCAAGGTCACCGGGCAGGTGCTGTTCAAGCAGCAGTATCCCGATGGCAACCTTGAAGTGCTGTTCAATTTAGATGGCCTCCCCATCAACGACAACCAGTCCAGAGCGATCCACGTGCACCGGTTCGGAGACCTCAGCGACGGGTGCGACGCCACGGCCGGCCACTTCAACCCGGACCAGGCCGACCACCCCAAGCACCCCGGGGACTTCGGCAACTTCACCCCCAAGAAGGGCAAGATACGGAAGAGCAGTAAAGACAGCAAGGCCACCCTGTTGGGGCCCGACACCGTGCTGGGCCGCGCCGTGGTGATCCACGAGAAGGAGGACGACCTGGGCAAGGGCGGCGACGCCGGGAGCCTGCTGCACGGGAACGCGGGCAAGCGCCTGGCCTGCTGCGTCATCGGGGTGAGCTCGGCACATCTCTGGACCAGCGCCGCCGAGAGCCAGGCGCTGAGGAAGAAGAGCGCCAAGCGGCTGGCCAAGAAAAAGGTCTAG
- the LOC136766907 gene encoding extracellular superoxide dismutase [Cu-Zn]-like isoform X2 — protein sequence MLSLNWLLVLALLSAPESLCVEISGREGPGQNGTEEMQASGPGPASIEGEASNEDVLVYAACEMRPSSKLADGSPKVTGQVLFKQQYPDGNLEVLFNLDGLPINDNQSRAIHVHRFGDLSDGCDATAGHFNPDQADHPKHPGDFGNFTPKKGKIRKSSKDSKATLLGPDTVLGRAVVIHEKEDDLGKGGDAGSLLHGNAGKRLACCVIGVSSAHLWTSAAESQALRKKSAKRLAKKKV from the coding sequence ATGTTATCATTAAATTGGCTGCTGGTGTTGGCGCTCCTCTCGGCGCCGGAGTCCCTGTGTGTCGAGATCTCTGGCAGGGAGGGGCCGGGCCAGAACGGCACGGAGGAGATGCAGGCCTCGGGGCCCGGCCCGGCCAGCATCGAAGGGGAGGCCAGTAACGAAGACGTACTGGTGTACGCGGCCTGCGAGATGAGGCCGAGCAGCAAGCTGGCGGACGGCAGCCCCAAGGTCACCGGGCAGGTGCTGTTCAAGCAGCAGTATCCCGATGGCAACCTTGAAGTGCTGTTCAATTTAGATGGCCTCCCCATCAACGACAACCAGTCCAGAGCGATCCACGTGCACCGGTTCGGAGACCTCAGCGACGGGTGCGACGCCACGGCCGGCCACTTCAACCCGGACCAGGCCGACCACCCCAAGCACCCCGGGGACTTCGGCAACTTCACCCCCAAGAAGGGCAAGATACGGAAGAGCAGTAAAGACAGCAAGGCCACCCTGTTGGGGCCCGACACCGTGCTGGGCCGCGCCGTGGTGATCCACGAGAAGGAGGACGACCTGGGCAAGGGCGGCGACGCCGGGAGCCTGCTGCACGGGAACGCGGGCAAGCGCCTGGCCTGCTGCGTCATCGGGGTGAGCTCGGCACATCTCTGGACCAGCGCCGCCGAGAGCCAGGCGCTGAGGAAGAAGAGCGCCAAGCGGCTGGCCAAGAAAAAGGTCTAG
- the LOC136766906 gene encoding ATP-dependent RNA helicase DHX15-like isoform X1 has protein sequence MSKRHRLDLGDDYASTKKRSSSDGKDRERDRERDERPKDRERDRDRDRDRERDRDREKDVKVPGGISLNPMMAGTGIPTLKQSAIHQQINPFTNLPHTPRFYEILKKRLQLPVWEYKERFNDILTRNQSFVLVGETGSGKTTQIPQWCVDMVRALPGPKRGVACTQPRRVAAMSVAQRVADEMDVMLGQEVGYSIRFEDCSSAKTILKYMTDGMLLREAMNDPLLERYGVIILDEAHERTLATDILMGVLKEVVRQRCDLKVIVMSATLDAGKFQIYFDNCPLLTIPGRTHPVEIFYTPEPERDYLEAAIRTVIQIHMCEEEEGDVLLFLTGQEEIDEACKRIKREIDDLGPEVGDIKIIPLYSTLPPQQQQRIFEPPPPKKTSGAIGRKVRTALGSLSARWL, from the exons ATGTCTAAGAGGCACCGGCTGGACCTGGGAGACGACTATGCGTCCACCAAGAAGCGCTCCTCCTCCGACGG GAAAGACAGAGAGCGGGACAGGGAGCGTGACGAGCGGCCgaaggacagggagcgggaccGCGACCGGGACAGGGACCGCGAGCGTGACCGGGACCGGGAGAAGGACGTCAAGGTGCCCGGTGGCATCTCACTCAACCCCATGATGGCGGGGACGGGCATCCCCACGCTGAAGCAGTCCGCCATCCACCAGCAGATCAACCCCTTCACCAACCTGCCGCACACGCCGCGCTTCTACGAGATCCTGAAGAAGCGGCTGCAGCTGCCCGTGTGGGAGTACAAGGAGCGCTTCAACGACATCCTCACCAGGAACCAGAGCTTCGTGCTGGTGGGGGAGACCGGCTCCGGGAAGACCACGCAG ATCCCGCAGTGGTGTGTGGACATGGTGCGTGCCCTCCCGGGGCCCAAGCGCGGCGTGGCCTGCACCCAGCCCAGGAGGGTGGCAGCCATGAGTGTGGCGCAGAGGGTGGCGGACGAGATGGACGTGATGCTGGGCCAGGAAGTGGGCTACTCCATCCGATTCGAAGACTGCAGCAGCGCAAAGACCATCCTCAA GTACATGACCGACGGTATGCTGCTCCGGGAAGCCATGAACGACCCCCTCCTGGAGCGCTACGGTGTCATCATCCTGGACGAGGCCCACGAGCGCACCCTCGCCACCGACATCCTGATGGGCGTCCTGAAGGAAGTTGTCAGGCAGAGATGCGATTTGAAG GTTATTGTCATGAGCGCCACATTGGACGCCGGGAAGTTTCAGATTTACTTTGACAACTGTCCTCTGCTCACCATCCCGGGCCGCACCCACCCCGTGGAGATCTTCTACACGCCCGAGCCCGAGAGGGACTACCTGGAGGCAGCCATCCGCACCGTCATTCAGATCCACATgtgcgaggaggaggagggcgaCGTGCTGCTCTTCCTCACCGGCCAGGAG GAAATCGATGAAGCCTGTAAACGGATAAAACGAGAAATCGACGACCTGGGCCCCGAAGTCGGAGACATCAAGATCATCCCGCTGTACTCCACCCTCCCaccccagcagcagcagaggaTCTTTGAGCCCCCCCCTCCCAAGAAGACGAGTGGCGCGATCGGACGCAAGGTACGTACGGCTCTCGGTTCCCTTTCGGCTCGGTGGCTttag
- the LOC136766906 gene encoding ATP-dependent RNA helicase DHX15-like isoform X2 — protein sequence MRKDRERDRERDERPKDRERDRDRDRDRERDRDREKDVKVPGGISLNPMMAGTGIPTLKQSAIHQQINPFTNLPHTPRFYEILKKRLQLPVWEYKERFNDILTRNQSFVLVGETGSGKTTQIPQWCVDMVRALPGPKRGVACTQPRRVAAMSVAQRVADEMDVMLGQEVGYSIRFEDCSSAKTILKYMTDGMLLREAMNDPLLERYGVIILDEAHERTLATDILMGVLKEVVRQRCDLKVIVMSATLDAGKFQIYFDNCPLLTIPGRTHPVEIFYTPEPERDYLEAAIRTVIQIHMCEEEEGDVLLFLTGQEEIDEACKRIKREIDDLGPEVGDIKIIPLYSTLPPQQQQRIFEPPPPKKTSGAIGRKVRTALGSLSARWL from the exons ATGAG GAAAGACAGAGAGCGGGACAGGGAGCGTGACGAGCGGCCgaaggacagggagcgggaccGCGACCGGGACAGGGACCGCGAGCGTGACCGGGACCGGGAGAAGGACGTCAAGGTGCCCGGTGGCATCTCACTCAACCCCATGATGGCGGGGACGGGCATCCCCACGCTGAAGCAGTCCGCCATCCACCAGCAGATCAACCCCTTCACCAACCTGCCGCACACGCCGCGCTTCTACGAGATCCTGAAGAAGCGGCTGCAGCTGCCCGTGTGGGAGTACAAGGAGCGCTTCAACGACATCCTCACCAGGAACCAGAGCTTCGTGCTGGTGGGGGAGACCGGCTCCGGGAAGACCACGCAG ATCCCGCAGTGGTGTGTGGACATGGTGCGTGCCCTCCCGGGGCCCAAGCGCGGCGTGGCCTGCACCCAGCCCAGGAGGGTGGCAGCCATGAGTGTGGCGCAGAGGGTGGCGGACGAGATGGACGTGATGCTGGGCCAGGAAGTGGGCTACTCCATCCGATTCGAAGACTGCAGCAGCGCAAAGACCATCCTCAA GTACATGACCGACGGTATGCTGCTCCGGGAAGCCATGAACGACCCCCTCCTGGAGCGCTACGGTGTCATCATCCTGGACGAGGCCCACGAGCGCACCCTCGCCACCGACATCCTGATGGGCGTCCTGAAGGAAGTTGTCAGGCAGAGATGCGATTTGAAG GTTATTGTCATGAGCGCCACATTGGACGCCGGGAAGTTTCAGATTTACTTTGACAACTGTCCTCTGCTCACCATCCCGGGCCGCACCCACCCCGTGGAGATCTTCTACACGCCCGAGCCCGAGAGGGACTACCTGGAGGCAGCCATCCGCACCGTCATTCAGATCCACATgtgcgaggaggaggagggcgaCGTGCTGCTCTTCCTCACCGGCCAGGAG GAAATCGATGAAGCCTGTAAACGGATAAAACGAGAAATCGACGACCTGGGCCCCGAAGTCGGAGACATCAAGATCATCCCGCTGTACTCCACCCTCCCaccccagcagcagcagaggaTCTTTGAGCCCCCCCCTCCCAAGAAGACGAGTGGCGCGATCGGACGCAAGGTACGTACGGCTCTCGGTTCCCTTTCGGCTCGGTGGCTttag